The Streptomyces sp. NBC_00510 genomic interval GCCGCGACGGGATCCTGCGTTCCGTGGAGGAGTCACTGACGCGGCTCGGGACGGACCGGCTCGACATCGCCTATCTGCACGATCCGGACGACCACTGGGGGCCGGCGTCGTCGAGCGGGATCGCCGCCCTGGCCGAGCTTCGGGACCAGGGTGTCGTCGGTGCCATCGGCGCCGGCATGAACCAGGCGGCGATGCTCGCCGAGTTCGTGAGGCGGACCGACGTCGATGTGGTGATGGTCGCGGGGCGGTTCACCCTTCTCGATCAATCGGCGCTGGACGACCTGCTGCCCGTCGCCGCCGCCCGCGGTGTCGGCGTCGTCGCCGCGGCGGTCTACAACTCCGGACTGCTCAGCACCAAGTTCGTGGACGACTCGGCGACCTACGACTACGGGGCGCCGCCGCGGGCCGTCGTCGAACGTGCCGTCCGCATCGCCGCCGTCTGCGAGCGGCACGGCGTGGAGCTTCCCGCGGCCGCCATCCGATACCCGTTGCGCCATCCCGCGGTCGCCTCGGTGGTGACGGGGATGCGCACCGAGGAGCACGTGCGAAGCAATGTCGCGCGATACCGGGCGGAGATCCCGGAGGCGCTGTGGGAGGAACTGCACGTCACAGGGCTCGTCCCGGACCCGGTCCGGACAAGCTAGTCCTCCGGGATTCCAGATCATACGTCACATGAATCTTGTCGCAAACATCATACGTATGCTAACTCTGTGTCGGGCATCAACGCCCCTATCACAGGAAGCGATCGAACATGACATCGACGTCAGACTCGACGCGCTCGGTGAGCAGACGATGGAGGCGCAGGGCCGGCGCCCTTGCGGCGCTCGGCGCCTGCGCCGTCATCGCATCAGCGCTCATTCCCCTCCAGGCGCAAGCCGCGCCCCGGGCGGAGTACTTCGCAGCCCCGGACGGCAAGGACTCAGGACACTGCAGCCAGGCGCAGCCATGCTCGCTCGAGCGGGCTCAGCACGTTGTCGGTCCCGCCACCAAGCACGGTGACGTGACCGTTCAGCTCGCCGACGGCACCTACCGCCTCTCCGAGCCCCTCCGGTTCGGACCCGGGGAGGACGGCGGCGACCACACGGTCCAGTGGACCGCCGCCCCGG includes:
- a CDS encoding aldo/keto reductase, which produces MRTGHQLTELGLGAAQFGNLFTETTDDESHRAVAAAAEEGIRYFDTAPHYGLGLSERRLGDALHAATRRGVVISSKVGRLLVDSPDTSHLLDDDGFVVPATKRRVWDFSRDGILRSVEESLTRLGTDRLDIAYLHDPDDHWGPASSSGIAALAELRDQGVVGAIGAGMNQAAMLAEFVRRTDVDVVMVAGRFTLLDQSALDDLLPVAAARGVGVVAAAVYNSGLLSTKFVDDSATYDYGAPPRAVVERAVRIAAVCERHGVELPAAAIRYPLRHPAVASVVTGMRTEEHVRSNVARYRAEIPEALWEELHVTGLVPDPVRTS